One region of uncultured Sulfurimonas sp. genomic DNA includes:
- a CDS encoding phosphoesterase: MNNILVEIDNSKHVMIVADAKMLPNASALYSCVLQRHKKVSLVCCDEKINEKYSFLPWFDKIRSHKMPSSDFILEVNFTSLDVYKFLKKNNIKINNKIATALYAGLLQESENFSKNLFDGIIFAVAKELIECGADYQKCYYFMIKRTTLAVLRLKSMMLKNMTLHNSAKAAVFFISLDEIKSSGAKVEDCYEVMKEALNLPYVELSVLLDNDNNVLKLII; encoded by the coding sequence ATGAATAATATTTTAGTTGAAATTGATAATTCAAAACATGTTATGATAGTTGCAGATGCAAAGATGTTGCCAAATGCTAGTGCTTTGTATAGTTGTGTTTTGCAACGGCATAAAAAAGTTTCTTTGGTCTGTTGTGATGAAAAAATAAACGAAAAATACTCTTTTTTACCTTGGTTTGACAAAATAAGGTCTCATAAGATGCCATCGTCTGATTTTATTTTAGAAGTAAATTTTACTTCTTTAGATGTATATAAATTTTTAAAAAAAAACAATATAAAAATAAACAATAAGATTGCTACTGCATTATATGCAGGTCTTCTTCAAGAGAGTGAAAATTTTTCAAAAAATCTTTTCGATGGTATAATTTTTGCTGTAGCTAAAGAACTTATAGAGTGTGGTGCAGATTATCAAAAATGTTACTATTTTATGATAAAAAGAACTACTTTAGCTGTTTTAAGATTAAAATCTATGATGCTAAAAAATATGACTCTTCACAACTCTGCAAAAGCTGCAGTGTTTTTTATATCTCTTGATGAGATAAAGTCTAGTGGTGCAAAAGTGGAAGATTGTTATGAAGTTATGAAAGAAGCTTTAAATCTTCCCTATGTTGAGTTGTCAGTTCTTTTAGATAATGACAACAATGTTTTAAAATTAATAATTTAA
- a CDS encoding M23 family metallopeptidase produces the protein MKKVNSKSSLGVKLILVLLVVCAGYIYSSTMFERVAPNITLHSNGYWNLKKPFKIEIDDASGVKSYSVILKSQNEENTLYNEQFITPKESISFEVEPPRSAYVIKDKSIKIIVQATDASKWNFLNGNSVVKEFELKIDKKRPELSIINNSYKIKKGGAALVIFKLNDENLKEFYIQTNFDKKFKAQPFYKEGYYISLLAWPVTSENFKATVVAKDFAENTSKAYVPLYIKQKNYKVSNIKLSDNFLKGKIAQLAEEFAETQGVTDSIEQFKIINEDVRAKNEKLIHDITSKVPDQMISDFKLNKMYPLKNAQVVAHFGDHRKYSYNGEHISESYHLGLDLASNAQAQIKPQNAGDVVYSDYNGLYGNMPIIYHGLGLYTLYGHCSSVKVNNGDKVNRNEYVANTGKSGYAMGDHLHFGILIQGVEVRPAEWMDSEWMKLNISDIIKNAKSIIDRS, from the coding sequence TTGAAAAAAGTAAACTCTAAGTCTTCACTTGGCGTTAAGTTAATATTAGTTCTGTTAGTAGTATGTGCTGGATATATATATAGCTCTACAATGTTTGAAAGAGTCGCTCCAAATATTACTCTTCACTCAAATGGTTATTGGAATTTAAAAAAGCCATTTAAAATAGAGATAGATGATGCTAGTGGTGTAAAATCTTATAGTGTTATTTTAAAAAGTCAAAATGAAGAAAACACTCTTTATAATGAGCAATTTATAACACCAAAAGAATCTATTTCTTTTGAAGTAGAACCACCAAGAAGTGCTTATGTTATAAAAGATAAAAGTATAAAAATTATCGTTCAAGCAACAGATGCAAGTAAATGGAATTTTTTAAATGGGAATAGTGTTGTTAAAGAGTTTGAATTAAAAATAGATAAAAAAAGACCTGAATTATCAATAATTAATAATTCTTATAAAATTAAAAAGGGTGGAGCAGCTCTTGTTATTTTTAAACTAAATGATGAAAATTTAAAAGAATTTTATATTCAAACAAATTTTGATAAAAAATTTAAAGCACAACCATTTTATAAAGAAGGTTATTATATTTCTTTGCTAGCTTGGCCAGTTACTTCTGAAAACTTTAAAGCAACTGTAGTAGCTAAAGATTTTGCTGAAAATACATCAAAAGCATATGTACCACTTTATATAAAACAAAAAAACTATAAAGTTTCAAATATTAAGTTAAGTGATAATTTTTTAAAAGGCAAAATTGCACAACTTGCAGAAGAATTTGCTGAAACGCAGGGTGTTACAGATTCTATAGAACAGTTTAAAATTATCAATGAAGACGTTAGAGCTAAAAATGAAAAATTAATTCATGATATTACATCTAAAGTACCTGATCAAATGATTAGCGATTTTAAATTAAATAAAATGTATCCACTTAAAAATGCACAAGTTGTAGCTCATTTTGGGGATCATAGAAAATATTCTTACAATGGTGAGCACATAAGTGAATCTTATCACTTAGGTTTAGATTTAGCTAGTAATGCTCAAGCTCAGATAAAACCACAAAATGCTGGAGATGTGGTATATTCTGATTATAATGGACTTTATGGGAATATGCCTATTATTTATCATGGACTTGGTCTTTATACTTTATATGGTCATTGTTCAAGTGTAAAAGTAAATAATGGAGATAAAGTTAATCGTAACGAGTATGTAGCAAATACAGGTAAAAGTGGATATGCTATGGGAGATCACTTGCATTTTGGTATTTTAATTCAAGGTGTTGAGGTTCGTCCTGCTGAGTGGATGGATAGTGAATGGATGAAACTTAATATAAGCGATATTATTAAAAATGCTAAAAGCATTATAGATAGAAGTTAA